In one Candidatus Polarisedimenticolia bacterium genomic region, the following are encoded:
- a CDS encoding NADH-quinone oxidoreductase subunit C yields the protein MEGPFIEPHPPRAAVDRLGERFPGAVLEVVEFRGELTVVVPKERIVEIALFLRDDPSTAFDMLTVVTGIHIVGREHDFEVLYHLYSLTRNHRLRIKVRLREGETVDSVTPVWPGANWPEREVFDLVGVRFHGHPDLRRIIMPEDYTDHPLRRDFDVEGGPSEIRPGGRRASPGFRDMESV from the coding sequence GTGGAAGGCCCCTTCATTGAACCGCACCCGCCGCGCGCGGCGGTCGATCGCCTGGGAGAGCGCTTCCCCGGGGCGGTGCTCGAGGTCGTCGAGTTCCGGGGGGAGCTGACGGTCGTCGTCCCGAAGGAGAGGATCGTCGAGATCGCCCTGTTCCTCAGGGACGACCCATCGACCGCCTTCGACATGCTGACCGTCGTCACCGGCATCCACATCGTGGGCCGCGAGCATGATTTCGAGGTCCTGTATCATCTTTACTCCCTGACCAGGAACCACCGGCTCCGCATCAAGGTGCGCCTGCGCGAGGGGGAGACGGTGGACAGCGTCACACCCGTCTGGCCCGGGGCGAACTGGCCGGAGCGGGAGGTGTTCGACCTGGTGGGCGTGCGTTTCCACGGCCATCCGGATCTGCGGCGCATCATCATGCCCGAGGACTACACCGACCACCCCCTGCGCCGCGATTTCGACGTCGAGGGGGGGCCGTCGGAGATCCGGCCGGGAGGCCGGCGGGCGTCCCCGGGCTTCCGCGACATGGAGAGCGTCTAG